In Rhodamnia argentea isolate NSW1041297 chromosome 4, ASM2092103v1, whole genome shotgun sequence, the following proteins share a genomic window:
- the LOC115756215 gene encoding exopolygalacturonase-like, producing the protein MVWPMVFKGPCTGPIEFTLEGVVKAPVDKSTFSLDHWITFQYLSGVLINGGGTFDGQGQYAWPDNKCACKSLPVSLRFNFVNNTLIRSISSVNSKNFHFVLFSCDALEFSGVRITAPGDSPNTDGIHIGYSSRIKIANSVISTGDDCVSIGPGSKDIEIVGVHCGPGHGFSVGSLGRYPKEADVTGLSVRSCTMVGTQNGVRIKTWASATKSNAYNISFNDITMKDVLSPIIIDQEYCPGGGCSKQLGSNVQIKDVSFTKIRGTSASQVAVNLLCSPNVPCQNITLENIDLVYTGREGPVKSYCAHVKGGARGVQRPQSCI; encoded by the exons ATGGTTTGGCCGATGGTGTTCAAGGGGCCATGCACCGGCCCCATCGAGTTCACGCTCGAAGGGGTGGTCAAAGCCCCCGTTGACAAGTCAACGTTCTCCCTGGACCATTGGATCACCTTCCAATACCTTAGCGGGGTTTTGATCAACGGCGGTGGCACGTTCGATGGCCAAGGGCAATATGCTTGGCCTGACAACAAATGCGCTTGCAAGTCTCTTCCAGTG tcaTTGAGATTCAATTTCGTCAACAACACATTGATCCGCTCGATTAGTTCGGTGAATAGCAAGAACTTCCACTTTGTCCTCTTCTCCTGCGATGCTCTCGAGTTTTCGGGTGTGCGGATAACTGCCCCTGGAGACAGTCCCAACACGGACGGGATCCACATAGGCTACTCATCCCGCATCAAGATCGCTAACTCCGTGATCTCGACCGGGGACGACTGCGTCTCGATCGGGCCGGGGTCCAAGGACATCGAGATCGTTGGTGTCCACTGTGGGCCGGGCCATGGGTTCAGCGTGGGGAGTCTCGGGAGGTACCCGAAAGAGGCGGACGTGACCGGGCTGTCCGTGAGGAGTTGTACTATGGTTGGCACTCAGAATGGTGTGAGGATCAAAACGTGGGCTTCTGCCACTAAAAGCAATGCCTACAATATCTCTTTCAATGACATTACCATGAAGGATGTGCTAAGTCCCATTATTATTGACCAAGAGTACTGTCCCGGTGGTGGTTGTTCTAAGCAG ctGGGGTCAAATGTTCAGATCAAGGACGTTTCGTTCACAAAGATCCGGGGCACTTCGGCTTCGCAGGTGGCGGTCAACCTCCTATGCAGCCCAAACGTTCCTTGCCAGAACATCACTCTTGAAAACATCGACTTGGTTTACACCGGCCGCGAAGGGCCTGTGAAATCGTACTGTGCTCATGTGAAAGGCGGCGCTCGCGGCGTACAAAGGCCACAGTCTTGCATTTAG
- the LOC115756236 gene encoding probable pectate lyase 5 isoform X1 codes for MMLRITCPCIVLLCCSFSLHALSLSATCPSKVLVHPHQHPKPDAVVHDVNRRVNESVARRQLLAVHVKDQCLTGNPIDDCWRCDPNWESNREHLADCAIGFGREALGGRGGNVYVVTDPSDPDPENPPPGTLRYGVIQAGPLWIVFSDQVVLYLLNWFNIFPFSHLGNMVINLKYELLISSFKTIDGRGANVEITGRGCLIIDAVTNIIVHNVHIHHCKPSDDAKIRISPTQVSARGKSDGDGISILASSKIWIDHCALSYCTDGLIDVTEGSTAVTISNNVFTHHDKVMLLGHSDDFTADSGMQVTVAFNHFGEDLTERMPRCRFGYFHVVNNDYTQWGMYAVGGSAGPTINSQGNRYIAPQDDINKQVTKRMDTDESEWRKWNWRSEGDLMVNGAYFVTSGADISPQYAEASSMSPLSANFIDLLTAGAGVLVAQRSDAGTVTNPPPGSSGGGVVTNPTTPGSSGGGIVTNPTTPGSSGGGVVTNPTTPGGSSGGTVMNPGTSGGDGSYWYPGQGSSGTVPGTSIWGYPSNGINYGSTYGSDAGTALAPMITVIAISAIAIIAFLQQTPL; via the exons ATGATGCTGAGGATTACTTGCCCCTGCATTGTCCTTTTATGCTGTTCCTTCTCTCTCCACGCACTCAGTCTCAGTGCAACTTGTCCTTCCAAAGTCTTGGTCCACCCGCATCAGCATCCCAAGCCAGACGCTGTCGTCCACGATGTGAACAG AAGGGTGAACGAATCCGTCGCCAGAAGGCAGCTCCTTGCGGTCCACGTAAAGGACCAGTGCTTGACGGGCAATCCCATCGACGACTGCTGGCGGTGCGACCCGAACTGGGAGTCGAACCGTGAGCACCTAGCCGACTGCGCGATCGGGTTCGGCCGCGAGGCACTCGGCGGCAGGGGGGGCAACGTCTACGTCGTGACGGACCCGTCCGACCCAGACCCGGAGAACCCGCCCCCCGGCACGCTCCGGTACGGTGTCATCCAAGCCGGACCCCTCTGGATCGTCTTCTCTG ATCAAGTGGTACTTTACCTGCTAAACTGGTtcaacatttttcctttttcccaccTAGGTAATATGGTAATCAATCTCAAGTATGAGCTTCTTATCAGCAGTTTCAAGACCATCGACGGCCGAGGCGCCAATGTGGAGATAACAGGTCGCGGTTGTTTGATCATCGACGCCGTCACCAACATCATCGTCCACAATGTGCACATTCACCACTGCAAGCCTTCCGACGATGCCAAGATCCGGATCAGCCCGACGCAAGTTTCCGCGAGGGGAAAATCGGACGGCGACGGGATATCCATTCTCGCGTCGTCAAAAATCTGGATCGACCATTGTGCCCTGTCGTATTGCACGGACGGTCTGATCGACGTCACCGAAGGATCTACAGCAGTCACGATATCCAACAACGTATTCACCCACCACGATAAGGTGATGCTGCTGGGCCACAGTGACGATTTCACGGCCGACTCGGGGATGCAAGTGACTGTTGCGTTCAACCACTTTGGCGAAGACCTAACGGAGAGGATGCCGCGGTGCCGGTTCGGATACTTTCACGTGGTGAACAATGACTACACACAGTGGGGTATGTATGCTGTCGGAGGGAGCGCCGGTCCGACCATTAATAGTCAGGGGAATCGGTATATCGCGCCGCAGGACGATATCAACAAGCAG GTGACGAAGCGAATGGACACAGATGAGAGCGAGTGGAGGAAATGGAATTGGAGATCGGAAGGCGATCTGATGGTGAACGGCGCTTACTTTGTGACCTCCGGTGCGGACATCAGCCCCCAGTATGCTGAGGCCTCTAGCATGTCGCCATTGTCGGCAAACTTCATCGATCTGCTCACTGCGGGTGCTGGTGTCTTAGTTGCACAGAG GAGCGATGCCGGGACAGTGACGAATCCCCCTCCCGGGTCAAGCGGCGGGGGGGTCGTGACAAACCCCACCACTCCCGGGTCAAGTGGCGGAGGAATCGTGACGAATCCCACCACTCCTGGGTCAAGCGGCGGGGGGGTTGTGACGAACCCTACCACTCCCGGAGGGTCAAGCGGCGGGACCGTGATGAATCCCGGGACGAGTGGCGGAGATGGAAGCTATTGGTACCCAGGACAGGGATCGAGCGGAACCGTGCCCGGAACCAGCATTTGGGGATATCCCTCCAACGGCATCAACTATGGCTCCACATACGGAAGTGACGCTGGAACGGCACTTGCCCCCATGATCACGGTCATCGCCATATCTGCCATAGCTATTATAGCATTCTTACAGCAAACTCCCCTCTAA
- the LOC115756236 gene encoding probable pectate lyase 5 isoform X2, with the protein MMLRITCPCIVLLCCSFSLHALSLSATCPSKVLVHPHQHPKPDAVVHDVNRRVNESVARRQLLAVHVKDQCLTGNPIDDCWRCDPNWESNREHLADCAIGFGREALGGRGGNVYVVTDPSDPDPENPPPGTLRYGVIQAGPLWIVFSGNMVINLKYELLISSFKTIDGRGANVEITGRGCLIIDAVTNIIVHNVHIHHCKPSDDAKIRISPTQVSARGKSDGDGISILASSKIWIDHCALSYCTDGLIDVTEGSTAVTISNNVFTHHDKVMLLGHSDDFTADSGMQVTVAFNHFGEDLTERMPRCRFGYFHVVNNDYTQWGMYAVGGSAGPTINSQGNRYIAPQDDINKQVTKRMDTDESEWRKWNWRSEGDLMVNGAYFVTSGADISPQYAEASSMSPLSANFIDLLTAGAGVLVAQSRSDAGTVTNPPPGSSGGGVVTNPTTPGSSGGGIVTNPTTPGSSGGGVVTNPTTPGGSSGGTVMNPGTSGGDGSYWYPGQGSSGTVPGTSIWGYPSNGINYGSTYGSDAGTALAPMITVIAISAIAIIAFLQQTPL; encoded by the exons ATGATGCTGAGGATTACTTGCCCCTGCATTGTCCTTTTATGCTGTTCCTTCTCTCTCCACGCACTCAGTCTCAGTGCAACTTGTCCTTCCAAAGTCTTGGTCCACCCGCATCAGCATCCCAAGCCAGACGCTGTCGTCCACGATGTGAACAG AAGGGTGAACGAATCCGTCGCCAGAAGGCAGCTCCTTGCGGTCCACGTAAAGGACCAGTGCTTGACGGGCAATCCCATCGACGACTGCTGGCGGTGCGACCCGAACTGGGAGTCGAACCGTGAGCACCTAGCCGACTGCGCGATCGGGTTCGGCCGCGAGGCACTCGGCGGCAGGGGGGGCAACGTCTACGTCGTGACGGACCCGTCCGACCCAGACCCGGAGAACCCGCCCCCCGGCACGCTCCGGTACGGTGTCATCCAAGCCGGACCCCTCTGGATCGTCTTCTCTG GTAATATGGTAATCAATCTCAAGTATGAGCTTCTTATCAGCAGTTTCAAGACCATCGACGGCCGAGGCGCCAATGTGGAGATAACAGGTCGCGGTTGTTTGATCATCGACGCCGTCACCAACATCATCGTCCACAATGTGCACATTCACCACTGCAAGCCTTCCGACGATGCCAAGATCCGGATCAGCCCGACGCAAGTTTCCGCGAGGGGAAAATCGGACGGCGACGGGATATCCATTCTCGCGTCGTCAAAAATCTGGATCGACCATTGTGCCCTGTCGTATTGCACGGACGGTCTGATCGACGTCACCGAAGGATCTACAGCAGTCACGATATCCAACAACGTATTCACCCACCACGATAAGGTGATGCTGCTGGGCCACAGTGACGATTTCACGGCCGACTCGGGGATGCAAGTGACTGTTGCGTTCAACCACTTTGGCGAAGACCTAACGGAGAGGATGCCGCGGTGCCGGTTCGGATACTTTCACGTGGTGAACAATGACTACACACAGTGGGGTATGTATGCTGTCGGAGGGAGCGCCGGTCCGACCATTAATAGTCAGGGGAATCGGTATATCGCGCCGCAGGACGATATCAACAAGCAG GTGACGAAGCGAATGGACACAGATGAGAGCGAGTGGAGGAAATGGAATTGGAGATCGGAAGGCGATCTGATGGTGAACGGCGCTTACTTTGTGACCTCCGGTGCGGACATCAGCCCCCAGTATGCTGAGGCCTCTAGCATGTCGCCATTGTCGGCAAACTTCATCGATCTGCTCACTGCGGGTGCTGGTGTCTTAGTTGCACAGAG CAGGAGCGATGCCGGGACAGTGACGAATCCCCCTCCCGGGTCAAGCGGCGGGGGGGTCGTGACAAACCCCACCACTCCCGGGTCAAGTGGCGGAGGAATCGTGACGAATCCCACCACTCCTGGGTCAAGCGGCGGGGGGGTTGTGACGAACCCTACCACTCCCGGAGGGTCAAGCGGCGGGACCGTGATGAATCCCGGGACGAGTGGCGGAGATGGAAGCTATTGGTACCCAGGACAGGGATCGAGCGGAACCGTGCCCGGAACCAGCATTTGGGGATATCCCTCCAACGGCATCAACTATGGCTCCACATACGGAAGTGACGCTGGAACGGCACTTGCCCCCATGATCACGGTCATCGCCATATCTGCCATAGCTATTATAGCATTCTTACAGCAAACTCCCCTCTAA